CACGGTTCCCGTTTGGCGCGAAGGCCTCCCCGACGGCCCGCCGGACCCGGAACAGCCGGAGGCTTCCCCGAGCCGCGATTCGGGCCGAACCATCCTGTCGGGCGACGCATGACGGCCCCCCTTCTAAAAATTCCGGACCTGATCCATGCCGAACGCTTGAGGAAGTTCATCGACCGATCGACGGACGCGTGCCGCGGTTCGGTCTCCATCCTCGACGCGAACGGACAGCCGGTCCCGGCCGAGGGAAGCCCGCCTCCCGCCGAGCTCCGCGGCGACCCGGACTTTGTGCGGCAGGTCTTGAACGAAAAAAATGAAGACCGCATCCTCCGGCATTCAAGGTTCCCGCTGTACGCCGCGCCCCTGCTCTGCCAGGGCGCCTGCGTCGGACTGCTCCTCATCCGCTTCCCGACGGACTCCGACGATCCGACGGTCCGCGCGCGGCAGGAACGGGACTTTCGGCCGATCCGGGACCATCTCCGGGATCTTCTGGACACGGGATACGAGCTGCTCAACCTCTCGTCCGAGATCGTCCGCAATTATGAAGAACTGTCGCTTTTGTACGACCTGTCGCTGAAGCTGAGCGCTCAATCCGACCCGGAACGCATCGGCCGGATCGTGGCCGACGAGGTCCAGTCCGTCCTCCCCGCGCAAAACCTGTCCATCCTGATGGTCGACGCCCAAACCGGCGCGCTCGATTCCAGGATCGCGATCGGCCGCGACGGCCGCCGCCACCCTCCGTATCGGATCGAGCCGGGCCGGGGGATCGCGGGACGGGTCGTCCGGACCGGCCAGCCCCTGATCGTCTGCGACGTCGGACAGGATCCCGGGTTCGTCCCGGTGAGTTACCCGATCACGTCGTTGATGAGCGTTCCGATGATGCTGGGCCGGAAAACGCTGGGGACGATCGACATCAGCGACAAGCTGGACGGGAAGGAGTTCAGCACCTACGATTTGAAGCTGATTCAGGCGATCGCGGCCGAGGCCGCCGTGGCGCTCGAAAACGCGCGGCTCTTTGCCGAGGTCAAGGACCTCTTCCTGAGCACGGTCAAATCGCTCGTGATGGCGATCGACGCCAAGGACCCGTACACGCACCTGCATTCCCTGCGGGTCTCCGAGGTCTCCGCCATCCTGTCGGACGAGCTCGGCCTCCCGCCGCCGGACGTGGAGCAGATCAAGCTGGCCGCGTTGCTTCACGACGTCGGCAAGATCGGCGTTCCGGAAAAGGTGCTCCTCAAACCGGGCAAACTTTCCCCGGCCGAATGGGCGGAAATCAAACGGCATCCCCTGCACAGCGTCCATATTCTGGAGCAGGTGAAGCAATTTTCACACATCCTCCAATGGGTCCGGCATGAACATGAACATTACGACGGCAGCGGTTACCCGGACGGCCTCGTCGGCGGGGCCATCCCTCTCCCCAGCCGGATCATCGCCGTGGCGGACGCTTTCGACGCCATTACATCGGACCGGTATTATCGGAAGGGCAGCCCGGAGGACGCCGCGGTCGAAATCATCCAGAAGGAGGCCGGCATCCAGTTCGACCCGGAGGTGATCCGCGCGTTCGTGTCCGCCCACCGAAAGGGCCGCTTCGGCGGATTGCCGACCTAAGGGAACGGGCCGCCGCGCACACATCCATGCCGACTCGAGATCGCAAAGTCCGAAACGTCCTCTGGTTCATCCTGGTTTTGAACCTCCTCGTCGCCGCGGCCAAACTGGTCTACGGTCAATGGACCGGCGCCCTCAGCATGTGGGCCGACGGCCTGCATTCGGTGTTCGACGGGGCCTCGAACGTGATCGGGCTGGTCGGCATGTGGGCCGCGGCGCATCCGCCGGACGAGGCGCATCCCTACGGCCACCGGAAGTTCGAAACGTTCGCCGCCTTCGCGATCTCGGTTTTTCTTTTTCTGGCCTGTTTCCGGATCCTGGAGAGCAGCTACGCCCGCCTGACCGATCCGAGCGTTCCGACCGTGACCTGGGTCAGCTTCGCGGTGATGCTGGCCACCCTGGGAATCAATCTGGCGGTGACGCGCTATGAACAGAGACGGTCGACCGAGCTGAAGAGCGAGATTCTTCATGCCGATTCGATGCACACCTTGAGCGACGTGTATTCCTCCCTCTCCGTCCTGATCGGCCTCGCGGCCGTGCGGATGGGCTGGCCCGTCCTGGACCCGATCATGGCCGTCGTGATCGCGGGCTTCATCGGAAAAACGGGGTTTCAGATCCTGTTCGAGTCCTCCCGCGTCCTAAGCGACGCCTCCTGCGTCGACCCCGCCCGGGTCCGGGAAATCGTGCTGCGGATCCCGGGCGTGAAGTCCTGCCACAGCATCCGAACGCGGGGGCTCGAGAACCACGTCTTCGTGGACTGCCATATTCAAGTCCAGCCGGACATGACGGCCGAGCGGGCCCACGTCCTCGTGCACGGCATCGAGGACCTGATCAAGAAGGAGATGACGGAGGTGGTGGACGTCGTCATCCATGTCGAGCCCGATGCGGAACATGGCATACATTAATATGCGGGGACCCGTGCAACGATATACAAGATCGGGCGCGCGATGAAGCCGATGATCGCCATCACGATGGGGGATCCGGCCGGCATCGGCCCGGAGATCATCGTCAAGGCGTTTTCGAAACCGCTCGTGAACCGGATCGAGCGCGCGGGCCGCTTCGTGGTCGTCGGGGATCGCGGCGTTCTGGAAAAAACCGCGCGGCGGATTAAACACGCCCCCGGACTCCGGGCCGTTCCCGATCCCGAGGCGGTCCGCGCCGCCCAAAACGTACTGAGCGTCATCGACCTGAAAAACGTCGACCTCCGGCGCCTGGCCGTCGGCCGGCCGGGGGCGGCGGGCGGACGGGCGGCCGTCGGGGCGATCCGGACGGCGGTCGAGCTGGCCCTCGCCCGGCGGGTCGCGGCGATCGTCACGGCCCCGATCAGCAAGGAGGGATTGCACGCGGCGGGATATCCCTTTCCGGGCCATACCGAATTGTTGGCCGAGCTGACGGGAAGCCCCGCGGTCGGCATGCTGATGGCGGCGAATCTGCCGAAAACGATCCGTCCGCGCCTTGCGCCTCAACTGCGCATCCTGCTGGCCACGACGCACGTGGCGATTCGCGACCTGCCGGAGCGTCTGACGCGGGAATGCGTCGAGACGGCGATCCGGCTGGCCCACGACGCGGCCGTCCGCTATTTCGGCCTCCGCCGTCCCCGCCTCGCCGTGGCCGGCCTGAACCCGCACGCGGGGGAGGCGGGGCTGTTCGGACGCGAGGAATTCGAGACGATCGGGCCGGCGGTCGAGCAGGCGCGGCGCGACGGCCTTCCGGTCGCCGGCCCCTTTCCGGCCGACAGCCTGATCCGCCGCGCCGTCGAAGGGAAGTACGACCTCGTCGTCGCGATGTATCACGACCAGGCCCTGATCCCGATCAAGCTCCTGGGCTTCGGCCGCGCCGTGAACGTCACGGTCGGCCTCCCTTTCGTCCGTACCTCGCCGGACCACGGGACGGCCTACGACATCGCCGGAAAGGGGGTTGCCGATCCGAGCAGCCTGATCGAGGCGATCCGGCTGGCCGCGGCGCTGGCGAAAAAAAGAAAGATCGGGCGGGCGCCTCATCCCTTCGCTTGATGAACGAGTCGCGCCGATCGTGCTTTTTCATCCATGGTCGGCCGTTCGACGACCTGACGTTTGATGCCGCTTGATTGAATGAGGGTCCGCTGTTCTACGGTGAACAGGACGATTTTAAAGCGGGCGGGTGGCCGGAGGCGGGGCGCCCCATCCGCCCGGAACGGATGACCCCCGCCGGGCGGGGACGGCAGGCCCTCCCGGAAAGATAAACGGAGTGAGGACGGACGGGGCTGCCGCAGGACAGGACCCGCCCCCTTGTAATTTCATGATGAGATCCAAACGCAAAGCGCTCGGGCAGCACTTTCTGCACGACCGGAACATCGTCCGCAAAATCCTCGCGCTGGCCGATCTTCGGCCCGGCGAGAGCGTCATCGAGATCGGACCCGGCCGCGGGATACTGACGCGCGCCCTCGCCGACACGGGCGCGGCGGTCTACGCAATCGAGATCGATCGCTCCCTGTACGAGCCGCTCCAAAAAGCGTTCGCGTCCGACATCCGGATCATCCATGCCGACGCGTTGACATACGCGTACGAAGACCTCCCCGCGCCCTTTGCCGTCGTGGCCAATCTCCCCTATGCCGTCTCCACCCCGCTGCTGTTCCGCCTGCTGGAGCTGCGCTCGCGCGTCAGCCGGATGGTCCTGATGCTTCAATTGGAAGTGGCGCGGCGAATCACGGCCGCACCCGGCACAAAGGACTACAGCCCCCTGTCCGTCGGCGCGCAGTTCTACGCCGATCCCCGCCTGGAATTCGTCGTGCCCCGCGGCTGCTTTAGACCACCCCCGCGCGTCGACTCGGCCGTCGTGAGCCTGCGAGTCCGTCCCGCGCCGCGCGCGGCCGTCAAGGATGAAGCGTTTTTCTTCCGGGTCGTGCGCGGCGGCTTCGCCCATCGCCGCAAATCGCTCCGCAACGCGCTCAAGGACGCCGGCTTCACGAACGAAGCCGTCGAGCGCGCGCTCCCCGCCGTCTCAAACACGTCCCAAAAC
This genomic interval from Nitrospiria bacterium contains the following:
- the pdxA gene encoding 4-hydroxythreonine-4-phosphate dehydrogenase PdxA, which codes for MKPMIAITMGDPAGIGPEIIVKAFSKPLVNRIERAGRFVVVGDRGVLEKTARRIKHAPGLRAVPDPEAVRAAQNVLSVIDLKNVDLRRLAVGRPGAAGGRAAVGAIRTAVELALARRVAAIVTAPISKEGLHAAGYPFPGHTELLAELTGSPAVGMLMAANLPKTIRPRLAPQLRILLATTHVAIRDLPERLTRECVETAIRLAHDAAVRYFGLRRPRLAVAGLNPHAGEAGLFGREEFETIGPAVEQARRDGLPVAGPFPADSLIRRAVEGKYDLVVAMYHDQALIPIKLLGFGRAVNVTVGLPFVRTSPDHGTAYDIAGKGVADPSSLIEAIRLAAALAKKRKIGRAPHPFA
- a CDS encoding HD domain-containing phosphohydrolase, with product MTAPLLKIPDLIHAERLRKFIDRSTDACRGSVSILDANGQPVPAEGSPPPAELRGDPDFVRQVLNEKNEDRILRHSRFPLYAAPLLCQGACVGLLLIRFPTDSDDPTVRARQERDFRPIRDHLRDLLDTGYELLNLSSEIVRNYEELSLLYDLSLKLSAQSDPERIGRIVADEVQSVLPAQNLSILMVDAQTGALDSRIAIGRDGRRHPPYRIEPGRGIAGRVVRTGQPLIVCDVGQDPGFVPVSYPITSLMSVPMMLGRKTLGTIDISDKLDGKEFSTYDLKLIQAIAAEAAVALENARLFAEVKDLFLSTVKSLVMAIDAKDPYTHLHSLRVSEVSAILSDELGLPPPDVEQIKLAALLHDVGKIGVPEKVLLKPGKLSPAEWAEIKRHPLHSVHILEQVKQFSHILQWVRHEHEHYDGSGYPDGLVGGAIPLPSRIIAVADAFDAITSDRYYRKGSPEDAAVEIIQKEAGIQFDPEVIRAFVSAHRKGRFGGLPT
- a CDS encoding cation diffusion facilitator family transporter; the encoded protein is MPTRDRKVRNVLWFILVLNLLVAAAKLVYGQWTGALSMWADGLHSVFDGASNVIGLVGMWAAAHPPDEAHPYGHRKFETFAAFAISVFLFLACFRILESSYARLTDPSVPTVTWVSFAVMLATLGINLAVTRYEQRRSTELKSEILHADSMHTLSDVYSSLSVLIGLAAVRMGWPVLDPIMAVVIAGFIGKTGFQILFESSRVLSDASCVDPARVREIVLRIPGVKSCHSIRTRGLENHVFVDCHIQVQPDMTAERAHVLVHGIEDLIKKEMTEVVDVVIHVEPDAEHGIH
- the rsmA gene encoding 16S rRNA (adenine(1518)-N(6)/adenine(1519)-N(6))-dimethyltransferase RsmA, with the protein product MMRSKRKALGQHFLHDRNIVRKILALADLRPGESVIEIGPGRGILTRALADTGAAVYAIEIDRSLYEPLQKAFASDIRIIHADALTYAYEDLPAPFAVVANLPYAVSTPLLFRLLELRSRVSRMVLMLQLEVARRITAAPGTKDYSPLSVGAQFYADPRLEFVVPRGCFRPPPRVDSAVVSLRVRPAPRAAVKDEAFFFRVVRGGFAHRRKSLRNALKDAGFTNEAVERALPAVSNTSQNPQRRAETLSIEEFARLADALFDPIQ